The Gemmatimonadota bacterium sequence TGGGCCAGCTGGTGGCTGGTCATCTCGAGGCTGAACAGGCCGACGCCGACCCCGGCCTCCACCGCGACATGGCGGATGATGTTCAGGCAGAGGGCCGTCTTCCCCATGGCCGGACGGGCCGCGATGATAACCAGGTCTCCGCGCTGGAAACCGGCGGTCATCTCGTCCAGCCGGGTAAAGCCCGTGGGGACGCCGGTCACGGTGGTGTCCTGCTCGTGGAGCTTTTCGATGTTCTCGAAGGTGTCGTGCAGAATGGGATTGAGCTGGGTGAAACCTCGGCGGGCGTCGCGCTGGGACAGGGAGAACACCATCCGCTCGGCGTCGTCCAGCAGTTCCGCGGTGTCTTCCGACGATTCATAGGCCCGGGAGACGATCTGGGTCGCCACGTTGATCAGCTTGCGTCCCTGGGATTTCTCGTGCACGATCCGGGCGTGGTATTCCACGTTGGCCGCCGTCGAAACGCCCTCCGTCAGGCCGACCAGGTAGAAGGATCCCCCCACGGCGGGCAGCTCGTGCCGCTTCTCAAGTTCTTCGCTCAGGGTGATTACGTCGGTGGGTTCGTTCCGGTCGTACAGGGCAATAATGGCACTGAAGATCTTGCGGTGCGCATCACGGTAGAACGCGGTATCGTCGAGGATCTCGAGGGCGATCGATATGGCGTCCTGTTCCAGCAGCATGGCGCCCAGGACCGCCGCCTCCGCCTCCACGGCCTGCGGCGGAAGTCGTTCCGCTCCGTCGCTCTGGCTGTTCATGAGACCTCATCTCCCGGGGTCGCCTGCGCATCGGATTGCACGATGCGGTCGTATTCCTTCCGCAACAGTTGCACGTCTTCCCAGGTCGGCCTTTTGTAGGCCGAATTGCGCAACAGGCCGGAAGGGTGGTACGTCACCAGCAATTTGATGCCGTGATAGTCGTGGAACCTGCCCCGCAGCGCTCGAATCGAACTGTTCTGCTTGAGCAGGGCCTGGGCCGCGACGCGGCCGAGGGTGCAGATCAGCCGGGGCCGGACGAGCCGGATCTGCTCCTTCAGGATGG is a genomic window containing:
- the dnaB gene encoding replicative DNA helicase, yielding MNSQSDGAERLPPQAVEAEAAVLGAMLLEQDAISIALEILDDTAFYRDAHRKIFSAIIALYDRNEPTDVITLSEELEKRHELPAVGGSFYLVGLTEGVSTAANVEYHARIVHEKSQGRKLINVATQIVSRAYESSEDTAELLDDAERMVFSLSQRDARRGFTQLNPILHDTFENIEKLHEQDTTVTGVPTGFTRLDEMTAGFQRGDLVIIAARPAMGKTALCLNIIRHVAVEAGVGVGLFSLEMTSHQLAQRMLCSEARVDSHLMRTGRLPGDAWSNLSIAVGALATAPVYIDETPALSVTEMRSRARRLMSEHDDIGLLAVDYMQLMRGPSDAENRQQEISAISRNLKALAKELDVPIVALSQLSRAVEIRGGDGRPQLSDLRESGAIEQDADVVLFIYRPARYAEDEEQDQNQAEIIIGKQRNGPVGTVDLVFVDRFARFENPDLYHEDPG